One segment of Pseudomonas sp. FP2196 DNA contains the following:
- a CDS encoding DUF3050 domain-containing protein: MSQTKHQLALKKAELSAHPIFGEIDSLTVLQRFMETHVFAVWDFMSLTKRLQQELTCTRLPWLPPRDPHAARLINEIVLGEESDNRLSHGHYSHFELYLDAMREVGASTSAVERFVALQQEGVSYDVALQSVEVDPAAAQFVRDTLRIALHAPGHSVAAAFLHGRESVIPTMFQRILDDWGIGIEQAPTFRYYLERHIEVDSEDHGPAAEHLLERLVDGDPQREAEVYASAIAAVESRIALWDGLRVSMREPLAEVAQ; the protein is encoded by the coding sequence ATGTCTCAGACAAAGCACCAACTCGCCCTGAAAAAAGCCGAACTCAGCGCACACCCGATCTTCGGCGAAATCGATTCATTGACGGTTTTGCAACGTTTTATGGAAACCCACGTATTTGCCGTCTGGGATTTCATGTCGCTGACCAAACGCCTGCAACAGGAACTGACTTGCACTCGTCTACCCTGGTTGCCGCCGCGCGATCCGCATGCCGCCCGCCTGATTAACGAGATTGTCCTCGGTGAGGAATCCGACAACCGTTTGAGCCACGGTCATTACAGCCATTTCGAGCTGTACCTGGATGCGATGCGCGAAGTCGGTGCGAGCACCTCGGCCGTGGAACGCTTCGTCGCGCTGCAACAGGAAGGCGTGAGCTATGACGTGGCGCTGCAAAGCGTCGAGGTCGATCCTGCCGCTGCGCAGTTTGTTCGCGATACCTTGCGCATTGCCCTGCATGCACCGGGGCACAGCGTTGCCGCCGCGTTTCTGCATGGCCGCGAAAGTGTGATCCCGACCATGTTCCAGCGAATTCTGGACGACTGGGGCATCGGCATCGAACAGGCGCCGACCTTTCGCTACTACCTGGAGCGGCACATTGAGGTCGACTCCGAGGATCATGGCCCGGCGGCAGAACACTTGCTTGAGCGTCTGGTCGATGGCGACCCGCAGCGCGAAGCCGAGGTCTACGCCAGCGCCATCGCCGCGGTCGAAAGCCGCATCGCCCTGTGGGACGGCCTGCGCGTGAGCATGCGCGAACCCTTGGCGGAGGTGGCCCAATGA
- a CDS encoding GntR family transcriptional regulator, which translates to MTQKPKPLHSIKVDGPIPAHLARSVIEETLRAAILDGRLPCGTALRQQDLADLFGVSRMPVREALRQLEAQELLSVTTHKGAVVAPLIQGDATETYELRILLESEALRQSIPRLTAADHAQAASYIEELEAQHDYTEIGRLNRLFHMALYSKAPNQRLLRLVEDGLNEEERFLRFNLEAMGLGKLSQEDHRAMLQAVIERDVDHSITLLEQHLNRGVDVITRYLASPAAQNRKAAR; encoded by the coding sequence GTGACACAGAAGCCCAAACCGCTGCACAGCATCAAAGTCGATGGGCCGATTCCCGCACACTTGGCTCGGTCCGTCATCGAAGAAACCTTGCGTGCCGCCATCCTTGATGGGCGTTTGCCATGCGGCACAGCGTTGCGCCAGCAGGATCTGGCAGATCTGTTCGGGGTCAGCCGCATGCCCGTGCGCGAAGCATTGCGCCAGCTCGAAGCGCAGGAATTGTTGAGCGTCACCACGCACAAAGGCGCCGTGGTTGCGCCGTTGATCCAGGGCGATGCCACGGAAACCTACGAGTTGCGGATCCTGCTCGAGTCCGAAGCCTTGCGTCAGTCCATTCCGCGACTGACCGCTGCCGATCACGCACAGGCAGCGAGTTATATCGAAGAGCTCGAGGCCCAACACGACTACACGGAAATCGGCCGGCTCAACCGCTTGTTCCACATGGCGCTGTACAGCAAGGCTCCCAACCAGCGTTTGCTACGGCTGGTCGAGGACGGTCTCAACGAGGAGGAGCGGTTCCTACGCTTCAACCTCGAAGCCATGGGCCTGGGCAAGCTATCCCAGGAGGACCACCGCGCGATGCTGCAAGCGGTCATCGAGCGTGATGTCGATCACTCGATCACATTGCTCGAACAACACCTCAACCGTGGCGTTGACGTCATCACCCGCTATCTCGCCAGCCCTGCCGCCCAAAACCGCAAAGCCGCGCGCTGA
- the lapG gene encoding cysteine protease LapG translates to MAVCFAIPRTLRWLGCALLLAGVMLGGLHADWDFSAISRKATALYGPLGAGQQRIDAWQNLLATQKQVGEMEKLKVVNLFFNKQVRYVEDIDLWHEVDYWETPIEALWKGAGDCEDYAIAKYFSLRHLGVSSDKLRITYVKALRQNRAHMVLTYYATPDAMPLVLDSLIDPIQPAAQRTDLLPVYSFNAEGLYLPGAKGNKKVGDTKRLSRWQDVLKKMQAEGFPVETTN, encoded by the coding sequence GTGGCGGTATGTTTCGCGATCCCCCGGACTCTGCGCTGGCTAGGCTGCGCACTGCTGCTGGCCGGCGTCATGCTGGGCGGTCTGCATGCCGATTGGGATTTTTCCGCGATCAGCCGCAAAGCTACAGCACTTTACGGACCGCTGGGTGCCGGACAGCAACGGATCGACGCGTGGCAAAACCTGTTGGCCACGCAGAAACAGGTCGGCGAGATGGAAAAGCTCAAAGTGGTTAACCTGTTTTTCAACAAACAGGTGCGCTACGTCGAGGATATCGACCTTTGGCACGAGGTCGACTATTGGGAAACCCCTATCGAAGCCTTGTGGAAAGGTGCCGGCGACTGCGAAGACTATGCGATCGCCAAGTATTTCAGCCTGCGTCACCTCGGGGTTTCCAGCGACAAGCTGCGCATCACCTACGTCAAGGCCCTGCGCCAAAACCGCGCGCACATGGTGCTGACGTACTATGCCACTCCCGATGCCATGCCATTGGTGCTCGACAGCCTGATCGATCCGATCCAGCCGGCGGCCCAGAGGACCGATTTGCTACCGGTCTACTCTTTCAATGCAGAAGGTCTGTATCTGCCGGGTGCCAAAGGCAACAAAAAGGTCGGAGACACCAAACGCCTGTCGCGCTGGCAGGATGTGTTGAAAAAAATGCAGGCCGAAGGTTTTCCGGTCGAGACGACTAACTAG
- the lapD gene encoding cyclic di-GMP receptor LapD: MSLFKQLLIAICLFLVVAFTGSFMVSLESSRTQYVNQLRSHAQDAATALALSLTPNIDDPAMVELLVSSIFDSGYYASIRVVDLKTDQTIVERNGIPAVTNVPDWFVKLIGLEPAGGDALVSRGWEQAARVEVVSHPMFAVAKLWQSALGSLGWLLICGALSAVLGALLLRRQLKPLDYMVKQSHAIARREFLSLPELPRTPELRRVVLAMNQMVEKLKALFQEQAERSEKLRAESYQDNLTGLANRRYFEMQLNNRVSNPEQASSGYLLLLRVKDLAGLNQRLGGQRTDELLKAVGEQLSRECAKYPETQNLVTRIRGGEFAVLAPGLVREEALQLAQNLDSALSSLHATGATDVPAVASIGLAPFVHGDSPQAVLTLGDQALAQAEGQGEQNWACIDQSLTADVGDDHHAWHRLLDQALSQQRFELYFQPVVAAQDTQLVLHYKVLSRLLDDQGQTIPAGRFLPWLERFGWTARLDRLMLERVLEQMKEHEDSLALNLSSATLADPQALNKVFEILRAHSNLGERLTLEIGEEQLPEQAVLEQLTRRLRELGFSLSLQRFGGRFSMIGNLARLGLAYLKIDGSYIRAIDQESDKRLFIEAIQRAAHSIDLPLIAERVETEGELSVIREMGLYGVQGQLLGEPKPWK; the protein is encoded by the coding sequence ATGTCTTTGTTCAAACAGCTGTTGATCGCTATCTGTCTGTTCCTGGTGGTCGCCTTCACCGGCAGCTTCATGGTCAGTCTGGAGAGCTCGCGCACCCAGTACGTCAACCAGTTGCGTTCACACGCCCAGGACGCCGCGACGGCGCTGGCCTTGTCGCTGACGCCGAATATCGACGACCCGGCGATGGTCGAGCTGCTGGTCAGCTCGATTTTCGACAGCGGTTATTACGCGAGCATCCGCGTGGTCGATCTGAAGACCGACCAGACCATTGTTGAGCGCAACGGCATTCCGGCCGTCACTAATGTGCCGGACTGGTTCGTCAAACTGATCGGCCTGGAGCCGGCCGGTGGCGACGCGCTGGTCAGCCGTGGCTGGGAGCAGGCGGCGCGGGTCGAAGTGGTCAGCCATCCGATGTTTGCCGTGGCCAAGCTGTGGCAGAGCGCGCTGGGCAGCCTTGGCTGGCTGCTGATCTGCGGTGCGCTGAGTGCGGTGCTTGGCGCGTTGTTGCTGCGTCGGCAGTTGAAGCCGCTGGATTACATGGTCAAGCAGTCCCACGCCATCGCCCGTCGCGAATTTCTCAGCCTGCCGGAGCTGCCGCGCACGCCTGAGTTGCGGCGTGTGGTGCTGGCGATGAATCAGATGGTCGAGAAGCTCAAGGCGTTGTTTCAGGAGCAGGCCGAACGCAGTGAAAAACTGCGCGCCGAATCCTATCAGGACAACCTCACCGGTTTGGCCAACCGGCGCTATTTCGAAATGCAGCTGAACAATCGGGTGAGCAATCCGGAGCAGGCCAGTTCCGGTTATCTGCTGTTGTTGCGGGTCAAGGATCTGGCCGGGCTCAACCAGCGGCTCGGCGGTCAGCGCACCGACGAACTGCTGAAAGCGGTCGGCGAGCAACTGTCCCGCGAATGCGCCAAATACCCGGAAACCCAGAACCTCGTCACCCGTATTCGCGGCGGTGAGTTCGCCGTGCTGGCGCCGGGGCTGGTGCGTGAGGAAGCGTTGCAACTGGCACAGAACCTCGACAGCGCCCTGAGCAGTCTGCACGCTACGGGTGCGACCGATGTGCCGGCGGTGGCCTCTATCGGCCTGGCGCCATTCGTTCACGGCGACTCGCCGCAAGCGGTGCTGACGCTCGGCGATCAGGCGCTGGCGCAAGCTGAAGGGCAGGGCGAACAGAACTGGGCGTGCATTGATCAAAGCCTCACGGCGGATGTCGGCGACGATCACCACGCCTGGCATCGCTTGCTCGATCAGGCGTTGAGTCAGCAGCGGTTTGAGCTGTACTTCCAACCGGTGGTGGCCGCTCAGGACACGCAATTGGTGCTGCATTACAAAGTGCTGTCGCGCTTGCTCGATGATCAAGGCCAGACCATTCCCGCCGGGCGTTTCCTGCCGTGGCTGGAACGCTTTGGCTGGACCGCGCGACTGGATCGCTTGATGCTCGAACGCGTACTGGAGCAGATGAAAGAACATGAAGACTCGCTGGCGCTGAACCTGTCCTCGGCGACCCTGGCCGATCCGCAGGCATTGAACAAAGTATTCGAGATCCTGCGTGCGCATTCCAATCTCGGCGAACGCCTGACCCTGGAAATCGGCGAAGAGCAGTTGCCGGAACAAGCGGTGCTGGAGCAGTTGACCCGGCGTCTGCGCGAACTGGGTTTCTCGCTGAGCCTGCAGCGCTTCGGCGGGCGTTTCAGCATGATCGGCAACCTGGCGCGGCTGGGGCTGGCGTACTTGAAGATCGATGGCAGCTACATTCGGGCGATTGATCAGGAGAGTGACAAGCGGCTGTTCATCGAGGCAATCCAGCGGGCGGCGCACAGTATTGATCTGCCGTTGATTGCCGAGCGGGTGGAGACGGAAGGGGAGTTGTCGGTGATTCGCGAGATGGGGCTGTATGGGGTTCAGGGGCAGTTGCTCGGTGAGCCGAAGCCCTGGAAGTAA